In Mercenaria mercenaria strain notata chromosome 15, MADL_Memer_1, whole genome shotgun sequence, a single genomic region encodes these proteins:
- the LOC123561376 gene encoding heavy metal-binding protein HIP-like isoform X2 — MYECVSSTNRMMVSWIIFISLLFAVENIKCNTESIEPGQCLSKFDHDYKVMQKLLQLETQIASQADEIKDLTNINKASHHVAFMAELSTSMVNPEKGTTVVFDNVHVNEGSSYKPGTGTFVAPASGIYSVTVVATAERRSSSGQQLHLYLMHNSNKIGYIFLDGNTNWPLLRTISVVVKLSYGDTLFVKIGGITGVGTLVGCCFHTHFSGFLVQTD; from the exons ATGTACGAGTGTGTTTCGTCTACTAACAGGATGATGGTTAgttggattatatttatatcgcTACTTTTTGCggttgaaaatataaaatgtaacacGGAGAGCATCGAGCCTGGCCAATGCCTTTCCAAATTTGACCACGACTACAAAGTGATGCAGAAATTGCTGCAGTTGGAGACGCAGATAGCAAGTCAGGCAGACGAAATAAAAGACCTAACAAATATTAACAAAG CCAGTCATCATGTTGCCTTCATGGCAGAATTATCAACTAGTATGGTTAATCCTGAAAAAGGCACCACCGTAGTGTTTGACAACGTCCATGTCAATGAAGGCAGTAGCTACAAGCCGGGAACAGGGACCTTTGTAGCCCCAGCTAGTGGCATATACAGTGTAACAGTTGTCGCAACAGCAGAAAGGAGGTCAAGTTCTGGTCAACAG CTTCATCTCTATCTGATGCACAACTCGAATAAGATCGGCTACATTTTCCTCGACGGCAACACCAACTGGCCCTTGTTGAGAACGATAAGTGTCGTAGTGAAGCTGAGTTATGGGGATACGTTGTTCGTTAAGATTGGTGGAATCACAGGGGTGGGAACTTTAGTTGGGTGCTGTTTTCATACACACTTCAGTGGTTTCCTTgtgcagacagactga
- the LOC123561376 gene encoding heavy metal-binding protein HIP-like isoform X1 codes for MYECVSSTNRMMVSWIIFISLLFAVENIKCNTESIEPGQCLSKFDHDYKVMQKLLQLETQIASQADEIKDLTNINKVFAAQIASQAREINQLMDTNKTSHHVAFMAELSTSMVNPEKGTTVVFDNVHVNEGSSYKPGTGTFVAPASGIYSVTVVATAERRSSSGQQLHLYLMHNSNKIGYIFLDGNTNWPLLRTISVVVKLSYGDTLFVKIGGITGVGTLVGCCFHTHFSGFLVQTD; via the exons ATGTACGAGTGTGTTTCGTCTACTAACAGGATGATGGTTAgttggattatatttatatcgcTACTTTTTGCggttgaaaatataaaatgtaacacGGAGAGCATCGAGCCTGGCCAATGCCTTTCCAAATTTGACCACGACTACAAAGTGATGCAGAAATTGCTGCAGTTGGAGACGCAGATAGCAAGTCAGGCAGACGAAATAAAAGACCTAACAAATATTAACAAAG tgtTCGCTGCGCAGATAGCAAGCCAAGCACGAGAAATCAATCAACTGATGGATACAAACAAAA CCAGTCATCATGTTGCCTTCATGGCAGAATTATCAACTAGTATGGTTAATCCTGAAAAAGGCACCACCGTAGTGTTTGACAACGTCCATGTCAATGAAGGCAGTAGCTACAAGCCGGGAACAGGGACCTTTGTAGCCCCAGCTAGTGGCATATACAGTGTAACAGTTGTCGCAACAGCAGAAAGGAGGTCAAGTTCTGGTCAACAG CTTCATCTCTATCTGATGCACAACTCGAATAAGATCGGCTACATTTTCCTCGACGGCAACACCAACTGGCCCTTGTTGAGAACGATAAGTGTCGTAGTGAAGCTGAGTTATGGGGATACGTTGTTCGTTAAGATTGGTGGAATCACAGGGGTGGGAACTTTAGTTGGGTGCTGTTTTCATACACACTTCAGTGGTTTCCTTgtgcagacagactga